One Benincasa hispida cultivar B227 chromosome 5, ASM972705v1, whole genome shotgun sequence genomic window carries:
- the LOC120077255 gene encoding uncharacterized protein LOC120077255, with product MALKRRHKFEYLTEEIPKPIPKDPQERIWKGEDSLLRSVLINSMEPQIGRPLLYAATTKDIWDVVQQFYSKRQNASRLYTLRKQAHESQYAKIEEADRVYDFLAILNLKFDAIRSRILGQRPTPSLMEVCSGIRLEEDRSIERNNPVITSTDAFATKSSSINSDKRPTPVREHCKKLWHTKDQCWKLHGRPPNSKHRQPHDKSISGQALVSDLINKNPQQQPSTDSTTSLSTIGVSAIAQSGNI from the exons ATGGCCTTGAAAAGACGTCATAAGTTTGAATACTTGACTGAAGAGATACCTAAGCCCATTCCAAAAGACCCTCAGGAGCGGATCTGGAAGGGAGAAGACTCGTTGTTGAGATCTGTTCTGATTAACAGTATGGAACCTCAGATTGGCAGACCGTTACTCTATGCTGCAACTACCAAGGATATTTGGGACGttgttcaacaattttattCAAAGAGGCAGAATGCATCCCGACTCTATACGTTACGAAAACAGGCACATGAAT CACAGTAtgcaaaaattgaagaagcaGATCGTGTCTATGACTTCCTGGCCATACTAAATTTGAAGTTTGATGCCATTCGGAGTCGGATTCTGGGGCAACGCCCTACTCCCTCTCTCATGGAAGTTTGCTCAGGAATACGCCTAGAGGAAGATAGATCAATTGAAAGGAATAACCCAGTCATTACCTCTACTGATGCTTTTGCCACTAAGTCCTCCAGCATTAACAGCGATAAAAGGCCCACTCCGGTCCGTGAGCATTGTAAAAAGTTATGGCATACAAAGGACCAGTGTTGGAAGCTACATGGACGGCCCCCAAACAGTAAACATCGCCAGCCACATGACAAATCAATATCTGGACAGGCCCTTGTGAGTGACTTGATAAATAAGAATCCTCAGCAGCAACCCTCAACAGATAGTACGACCAGCCTGAGTACGATTGGAGTCAGTGCCATCGCCCAGTCAGGAAATATCTAG